In Halopelagius inordinatus, a single genomic region encodes these proteins:
- a CDS encoding translation initiation factor IF-2 subunit gamma translates to MTQNPQQPEVNIGLVGHVDHGKTTLVQALSGSWTDQHSEEMKRGISIRLGYADATFRRIPGADEPECYTVEETDEEGNETEILRTVSFVDAPGHETLMATMLSGAAIMDGAVLVVSATEDVPQAQTEEHLMALDIIGIENIVIAQNKVDLVDRDRAVENYEQIQEFVKGTVAEDAPIVPTSAQQGVNVDLLIQTIEEEIPTPERDEGEDARMFTARSFDINRPGTTWEDLSGGVIGGSVVDGKLSDGDELELRPGREVDEGGQTEWRPITTEIRSLQAGGQTVDEVRPGGLCGVGTGLDPSLTKGDALAGQVAGEPGTLPPTREEFTMDVELLDRVVGEDEDSVEEISTGEPLMLTVGTATTVGAVTSARSGEAEVSLKRPVCAQEGAKIAINRRVGARWRLIGIGTLK, encoded by the coding sequence GTGACGCAAAATCCACAACAACCGGAGGTGAACATCGGACTCGTCGGTCACGTAGACCACGGCAAAACGACCCTCGTACAGGCGTTGTCGGGGTCGTGGACCGACCAGCACTCGGAGGAGATGAAGCGCGGAATCTCCATCCGACTCGGGTACGCGGACGCGACGTTCCGCCGAATTCCCGGCGCGGACGAACCGGAGTGCTACACGGTCGAAGAGACCGACGAGGAAGGAAACGAGACGGAGATACTGCGAACGGTGTCGTTCGTCGACGCACCGGGTCACGAGACCCTGATGGCGACGATGCTGTCGGGCGCAGCGATCATGGACGGTGCGGTGCTCGTGGTGTCGGCCACGGAGGACGTGCCGCAAGCGCAGACGGAAGAGCACCTGATGGCGCTCGATATCATCGGTATCGAGAACATCGTCATCGCCCAGAACAAGGTCGACCTCGTCGACCGCGACCGGGCCGTCGAGAACTACGAACAGATCCAAGAGTTCGTGAAGGGCACGGTCGCAGAAGACGCCCCCATCGTCCCGACGAGCGCACAGCAAGGCGTCAACGTTGACCTCCTCATCCAGACGATAGAAGAGGAGATTCCCACGCCCGAACGCGACGAGGGCGAGGACGCGCGGATGTTCACCGCGCGGTCGTTCGACATCAACCGCCCGGGCACGACGTGGGAGGACCTTTCGGGCGGCGTCATCGGCGGGTCCGTCGTCGACGGGAAACTCTCGGACGGCGACGAACTCGAACTCCGCCCGGGGCGGGAAGTCGACGAGGGCGGCCAGACCGAGTGGCGGCCCATCACGACCGAGATTCGCTCGCTGCAGGCGGGCGGCCAGACGGTCGACGAAGTCCGGCCCGGCGGCCTCTGCGGCGTCGGGACCGGCCTCGACCCGAGTCTCACGAAGGGCGACGCCCTCGCGGGACAGGTCGCGGGCGAACCCGGCACGCTTCCGCCGACGCGAGAGGAGTTCACGATGGACGTCGAACTCCTCGACAGAGTCGTCGGCGAAGACGAGGATTCGGTCGAAGAGATTTCCACCGGTGAACCCCTCATGCTCACTGTGGGGACGGCTACCACGGTCGGTGCCGTCACGAGTGCGCGAAGCGGCGAAGCCGAAGTGTCGCTGAAGCGTCCCGTCTGCGCCCAAGAGGGCGCGAAGATAGCCATCAACCGGCGCGTCGGCGCGCGGTGGCGGCTCATCGGCATCGGGACGCTGAAGTGA
- a CDS encoding PIN domain-containing protein, producing the protein MDTNALMAPVELDVRLFEELDRILAADLDLVVPRAVTAELEKLSRGGGTEGVAASVGADLAADRCRVEATDAQYADDAVVELAERGCDYVVTNDKPLRDRLLERGVRVIGIRGRDKLAITEP; encoded by the coding sequence ATGGACACGAACGCACTGATGGCACCGGTCGAACTCGACGTGCGACTGTTCGAGGAACTCGACCGGATACTCGCCGCCGACCTCGACCTCGTCGTCCCCCGTGCAGTCACGGCGGAGTTGGAGAAACTCTCCCGCGGGGGCGGCACAGAGGGCGTGGCGGCCAGCGTGGGCGCCGACCTCGCCGCGGACCGGTGTCGCGTCGAAGCGACCGACGCACAGTACGCCGACGACGCAGTCGTCGAACTCGCAGAACGCGGGTGCGACTACGTCGTCACGAACGACAAGCCCCTTCGGGACCGACTGCTCGAACGCGGCGTTCGAGTAATCGGTATAAGGGGTCGGGACAAACTCGCAATAACGGAACCATAG
- a CDS encoding DNA-directed RNA polymerase, protein MYKRVRLKDTVEVPPEHLADVTPNRVKRLLQDKLEGRMDEDVGSVVSVVNVHDIGEGTVLPGRAGVYYEAEFDALTYDPNMQEVVDGEVVEVVEFGAFVGIGPVDGLLHVSQISDEYLAYDGENQQLASTESGRTLGVGDSVRVRIVTKSIDERNPRDSKIGLTAKQPGLGKHGWLEEDRQKNEAATGAEGS, encoded by the coding sequence ATGTACAAACGGGTACGACTCAAGGACACAGTCGAGGTCCCGCCGGAGCATCTCGCTGACGTGACCCCGAACCGGGTCAAGCGACTCCTGCAGGATAAGCTCGAAGGACGGATGGACGAAGACGTAGGCAGCGTCGTGAGCGTCGTGAACGTACACGACATCGGTGAGGGAACGGTCCTCCCCGGCCGCGCCGGCGTCTACTACGAAGCAGAGTTCGACGCGCTCACCTACGACCCCAACATGCAGGAGGTCGTCGACGGAGAGGTCGTCGAAGTGGTCGAGTTCGGCGCGTTCGTCGGAATCGGTCCGGTCGACGGACTGCTGCACGTCTCGCAGATATCGGACGAGTACCTCGCCTACGACGGCGAGAACCAGCAGCTCGCCTCGACGGAGTCGGGGCGGACGCTCGGCGTCGGCGACTCGGTGCGGGTCCGCATCGTCACGAAGAGCATCGACGAGCGGAACCCCCGCGACTCGAAGATCGGTCTCACGGCGAAACAGCCGGGACTCGGCAAACACGGCTGGCTCGAAGAGGACCGTCAGAAAAACGAGGCGGCCACCGGAGCGGAGGGGAGTTAG
- the spt4 gene encoding transcription elongation factor subunit Spt4, with protein sequence MAKPRLACRECHYINQPDANVCESCGATTLTEDWAGYVVITHPEESEIAEEMNVNEPGGYALKVR encoded by the coding sequence ATGGCGAAGCCGCGTCTCGCCTGCCGGGAGTGCCACTACATCAACCAACCGGACGCGAACGTCTGCGAGAGTTGCGGCGCGACCACACTCACGGAAGACTGGGCGGGGTACGTCGTCATCACGCACCCCGAAGAGAGCGAGATAGCAGAGGAGATGAACGTCAACGAACCCGGCGGCTACGCGCTGAAGGTTCGCTGA
- a CDS encoding GTP-dependent dephospho-CoA kinase family protein, protein MLRLPRDLRDEFKTPFGPVYRSADRLLEDAGAPIVAVGDVVTYHLREAGRVPDVAVVDGKTKREAVDETVRRAVADPDDPVEVANEAGTIGEELLAALEAALAGGDAPVTVVVEGEEDLATLPAVVAAPVGASVVYGQPNEGMVLVSVTEETKREMRELLARMEGDADAALRVLGVEP, encoded by the coding sequence ATGCTCCGGCTGCCTCGCGACCTTCGCGACGAGTTCAAAACCCCGTTCGGGCCGGTGTACCGCAGCGCGGACCGGCTTCTCGAAGACGCGGGAGCGCCGATAGTCGCCGTCGGCGACGTCGTCACCTACCACCTCCGCGAGGCCGGACGCGTCCCGGACGTGGCCGTCGTGGACGGGAAGACGAAGCGCGAAGCCGTCGACGAGACGGTTCGCCGCGCCGTCGCCGACCCCGACGACCCCGTCGAGGTGGCGAACGAAGCCGGAACCATCGGCGAGGAGTTACTGGCCGCCCTCGAAGCGGCACTCGCCGGGGGCGACGCGCCCGTCACCGTCGTCGTCGAGGGCGAAGAGGATTTGGCGACGCTTCCCGCAGTCGTCGCCGCGCCCGTCGGCGCGAGCGTCGTCTACGGGCAACCGAACGAGGGGATGGTCCTCGTCTCCGTCACCGAGGAAACGAAACGGGAGATGCGCGAGTTGCTGGCCCGGATGGAGGGCGACGCCGACGCCGCCCTCCGCGTTCTCGGCGTCGAACCGTAG
- a CDS encoding 30S ribosomal protein S24e, which translates to MEIEVISEDENPMLHRSDVRFEIVHEEASPSRLSVRDSLAAKLNKDSDEVVVHELATKFGMRKTVGYAKVYDSPDFARDVEQDYMLDRNKIAADAEEAEAEAEEA; encoded by the coding sequence ATGGAAATCGAAGTCATCTCTGAAGATGAGAACCCGATGTTACACCGGAGCGACGTTCGCTTCGAGATAGTGCACGAAGAAGCCTCGCCGTCCCGTCTGTCGGTCCGCGACAGCCTCGCAGCGAAGCTGAACAAAGATTCCGACGAAGTCGTGGTCCACGAACTCGCGACGAAGTTCGGCATGCGAAAGACCGTCGGCTACGCGAAAGTCTACGACTCGCCCGACTTCGCGCGCGACGTCGAACAAGACTACATGCTCGACCGAAACAAGATAGCTGCCGACGCCGAAGAGGCCGAGGCAGAGGCCGAAGAGGCCTAA
- a CDS encoding bifunctional N(6)-L-threonylcarbamoyladenine synthase/serine/threonine protein kinase, whose amino-acid sequence MRVIGIEGTAWAASAALFDSDADEVVIESDPYEPDSGGIHPREAAEHMGEAIPSVVETVLDRAAETAEGETIEIDAVAFSRGPGLGPCLRIVGTAARALAQTLDVPLVGVNHMVAHLEIGRYQSGFDSPVCLNASGANAHLLGYHNGRYRVLGETMDTGVGNAIDKFTRHVGWTHPGGPKVERAARDGEFHELPYVVKGMDFSFSGIMSAAKQAADDGVPVEDICAGLQETIFGMLAEVAERALSLTGTDELVLGGGVGQNDRLREMLRTMCEQRGAEFYAPEPRFLRDNAGMIAVLGARMYEAGDTLSVSESSVDPNFRPDQVPVTWRDGEESVARAPTTDGAIRGAEATVTVESGRVEKRRVPKTYRHPELDDRLRRKRTVAEARLTSQARRVGVPTPVVRDVDPTEGVIVFDYVGEADLAGHLTADRCRTVGEHLARIHRAGFVHGDPTTRNVRVGEDRTYLIDFGLGYHTGHVEDHAMDLHVFGQSVEGTATEPDPLLGAFEAGYESVGDDAVLARLREIEGRGRYQ is encoded by the coding sequence ATGCGAGTTATCGGAATAGAGGGTACCGCGTGGGCCGCCAGCGCCGCCTTGTTCGATAGCGACGCCGACGAAGTCGTCATCGAGTCGGACCCGTACGAACCGGACAGCGGTGGCATCCACCCGCGCGAAGCCGCAGAACACATGGGCGAGGCGATTCCGTCTGTGGTCGAGACCGTTCTCGACAGGGCGGCGGAGACGGCGGAGGGCGAGACAATAGAGATAGACGCCGTCGCGTTCTCCCGCGGGCCGGGTCTCGGCCCGTGTCTCCGCATCGTCGGCACCGCCGCGCGCGCGCTCGCACAGACGCTCGACGTCCCGCTAGTCGGCGTCAACCACATGGTGGCGCACCTCGAAATCGGCCGGTACCAGTCGGGGTTCGACTCGCCGGTCTGTCTGAACGCCTCGGGCGCGAACGCGCACTTGCTCGGCTACCACAACGGTCGATACCGCGTCCTCGGTGAGACGATGGACACGGGCGTCGGCAACGCCATCGACAAGTTCACCCGACACGTCGGGTGGACGCATCCCGGCGGGCCGAAGGTCGAACGCGCCGCGAGAGACGGCGAGTTCCACGAACTCCCGTACGTCGTCAAGGGGATGGACTTCTCTTTCTCCGGCATCATGAGCGCCGCAAAACAGGCCGCGGACGACGGCGTCCCGGTCGAAGACATCTGCGCGGGCCTCCAAGAGACTATCTTCGGGATGCTCGCGGAGGTGGCCGAACGCGCCCTCTCGCTGACGGGGACGGACGAACTCGTCCTCGGCGGCGGCGTCGGGCAGAACGACCGCCTGCGCGAGATGCTCCGGACGATGTGCGAGCAACGCGGCGCGGAGTTTTACGCGCCCGAACCGCGGTTCCTCCGCGACAACGCCGGGATGATAGCCGTCCTCGGCGCGCGGATGTACGAGGCGGGCGACACGCTCTCGGTGTCCGAGTCCTCGGTAGACCCGAACTTCCGGCCCGACCAGGTGCCGGTGACGTGGCGTGACGGCGAGGAGTCCGTCGCGCGCGCCCCGACCACGGACGGAGCGATTCGCGGCGCGGAGGCGACGGTGACAGTCGAGTCCGGACGCGTCGAAAAGCGGCGCGTTCCGAAGACGTACCGTCATCCCGAACTGGACGACAGGCTCCGACGAAAGCGGACGGTCGCCGAGGCACGCCTGACGAGTCAAGCGCGGCGCGTCGGCGTCCCGACGCCCGTCGTCCGGGACGTGGACCCTACAGAGGGCGTCATCGTCTTCGACTACGTCGGCGAGGCGGACCTCGCGGGACATCTCACGGCCGACAGATGCCGGACCGTCGGCGAACATCTCGCTCGAATCCACCGCGCGGGGTTCGTCCACGGCGACCCGACCACGCGGAACGTCCGCGTCGGCGAGGACCGAACGTACCTCATCGACTTCGGCCTCGGATACCACACCGGTCACGTCGAGGACCACGCGATGGACCTCCACGTGTTCGGGCAGAGCGTCGAGGGGACGGCGACGGAACCCGACCCACTCCTCGGGGCGTTCGAGGCGGGATACGAGAGCGTCGGCGACGACGCGGTTCTCGCACGCCTGCGGGAGATAGAGGGTCGCGGCCGCTATCAGTAG
- a CDS encoding DUF5808 domain-containing protein, with protein MADKPQTGEILGVPYNFERPSMGRMLSSYWQPDKGMLVEKPFGIGYTLNMANWRSWVALVVVGVLLWQERSSGSDTAAAADEDGPVEVVVDDD; from the coding sequence ATGGCAGACAAACCGCAGACCGGTGAGATTCTCGGCGTTCCGTACAACTTCGAGCGACCGTCGATGGGTCGGATGCTCTCGTCGTACTGGCAGCCCGACAAGGGAATGCTCGTCGAGAAGCCGTTCGGAATCGGGTACACGCTGAACATGGCCAACTGGCGCTCGTGGGTCGCGCTGGTCGTCGTCGGCGTCCTCCTCTGGCAGGAGCGTTCCTCGGGGTCCGACACCGCTGCCGCCGCAGACGAGGACGGCCCGGTCGAAGTCGTCGTCGACGACGACTGA
- a CDS encoding non-canonical purine NTP pyrophosphatase: MLRYVTTNPGKVREALQYLDEVERLDYDYTEVQGSNLGPIAAHGAREAYRHAGEPVLVDDAGLFVEGFEGFPGPYSSYVEETLGVEAVYRLVERELDEPRRAAFKCTLAYCDGTEFEASPDPIDRDDRTAAAAAGAERDGEETELLPVRLFEGTVRGRIVPPRGDGGFGYDPIFEHDGTTFAEMDAEAKNAVSHRGRALAKFGEWFAERTE; this comes from the coding sequence ATGCTCCGATACGTCACGACGAATCCGGGGAAGGTCCGCGAGGCGCTTCAGTATCTCGACGAAGTCGAGCGACTCGACTACGACTACACCGAGGTACAAGGCTCAAATCTCGGGCCTATCGCCGCCCACGGCGCACGCGAGGCGTACCGACACGCCGGCGAACCCGTCCTCGTGGACGACGCCGGACTGTTCGTCGAGGGGTTCGAGGGGTTCCCCGGCCCGTACTCGTCGTACGTCGAAGAGACACTCGGCGTCGAAGCGGTCTACCGACTCGTCGAGAGAGAACTGGACGAACCGCGCCGCGCGGCGTTCAAATGCACGCTCGCGTACTGCGACGGGACGGAGTTCGAGGCGAGTCCCGACCCGATAGACAGAGATGACCGAACCGCCGCGGCCGCCGCGGGTGCGGAACGTGACGGCGAGGAGACCGAACTCCTCCCCGTGAGACTGTTCGAGGGAACCGTTCGCGGGCGTATCGTCCCGCCGCGGGGCGACGGCGGGTTCGGCTACGACCCCATCTTCGAACACGACGGGACGACGTTCGCGGAGATGGACGCCGAAGCGAAGAACGCGGTGTCCCACCGCGGGCGGGCGTTGGCGAAGTTCGGGGAGTGGTTTGCCGAGCGAACGGAGTGA
- a CDS encoding DUF7384 family protein, which produces MSDGSDVPDPEDVERNPARVVADADVLAADLFGDDDSREALDALREHSWTTLVASDPLLDDARAVVESLGDESLAEAWRERAENWRDPVSHPPEDHPALGSAYRGGAMHILSFDDRLTSSEAGATLGSQFPVSVHHPRAFATLFDAESLYAEVVGGDYPGPDRDPRE; this is translated from the coding sequence ATGAGTGACGGTTCGGACGTCCCCGACCCCGAGGACGTCGAACGGAATCCCGCCCGCGTCGTCGCCGACGCCGACGTTCTCGCGGCGGACCTGTTCGGCGACGACGACTCCAGAGAGGCGTTAGACGCCCTCCGCGAGCACTCGTGGACGACGCTCGTCGCCAGCGACCCCCTCCTCGACGACGCCCGCGCCGTCGTCGAATCGCTGGGCGACGAATCGCTCGCAGAGGCGTGGCGAGAGCGAGCCGAAAACTGGCGCGACCCCGTCTCGCACCCCCCCGAAGACCACCCGGCGCTCGGGTCGGCGTACCGCGGCGGGGCGATGCACATCCTCTCGTTCGACGACCGACTGACGTCATCGGAGGCCGGTGCGACGCTCGGCAGTCAGTTCCCTGTGAGCGTCCACCACCCGCGAGCGTTCGCGACGCTCTTCGACGCGGAGAGCCTCTACGCGGAAGTCGTCGGCGGCGACTATCCCGGACCGGACCGCGACCCGCGGGAGTGA
- a CDS encoding putative sulfate/molybdate transporter — protein MGLTDVHTGRSLRFDAGEAAGALGDSVTVLPLVVALGALTPISVGTALLWFGVFQLLWGLLYGLPLSVEPMKALVGLAIAGTITAGELVAAGLAAGVVLVVAARFRVLGRVQSLVGEAAIRGVQLAVALLLATTGVELAAGDPTLAAVSVGLVALAAAAGRARLSSLLVLGAGVLVAVAAVGGVSPSLPPLAAVPVTPTATLGAAEATLGQLAMTAGNAAVATSLLCSDLFDADVPPDRLAGSMGVMCLTAVPFGGLPMCHGSGGLAGKHAFGARTGGANVLLGVCYLAAACVAGVVVAFPTAFLGVLLLLVAWHLARAAARSDRLFLVCAVGVVGLLTNVGAAFLVGAVADRLLDRALSA, from the coding sequence ATGGGTCTCACCGACGTTCACACCGGTCGTTCGCTCCGCTTCGACGCCGGTGAGGCGGCGGGTGCGCTCGGGGACTCCGTGACGGTTCTTCCCCTCGTCGTCGCTCTCGGAGCGCTCACCCCGATTTCGGTCGGCACCGCGTTGCTCTGGTTCGGCGTCTTCCAACTTCTCTGGGGTCTGCTGTACGGGCTTCCGCTCTCGGTGGAACCGATGAAGGCGCTCGTCGGACTGGCCATCGCGGGGACGATAACCGCGGGCGAACTCGTCGCCGCCGGCTTAGCGGCGGGTGTGGTCCTCGTCGTCGCCGCCCGCTTTCGCGTGCTCGGCCGGGTCCAGTCGCTCGTCGGCGAGGCGGCGATTCGCGGCGTCCAACTCGCCGTCGCACTCCTGTTGGCGACGACGGGCGTCGAACTCGCCGCGGGCGACCCGACGCTCGCGGCCGTATCCGTCGGTCTGGTCGCGCTCGCGGCGGCCGCCGGACGCGCCCGCCTCTCGTCGCTTCTCGTCCTCGGCGCTGGCGTTCTCGTCGCCGTCGCCGCCGTCGGCGGCGTCTCCCCGTCGCTTCCTCCTCTCGCCGCCGTCCCGGTGACGCCGACGGCGACGCTCGGCGCGGCGGAGGCGACGCTCGGACAACTGGCGATGACGGCCGGAAACGCCGCCGTCGCCACCTCGCTTCTCTGTTCTGACCTGTTCGACGCCGACGTGCCGCCGGACCGACTCGCGGGGAGCATGGGCGTGATGTGTCTCACGGCGGTTCCGTTCGGCGGCCTGCCGATGTGCCACGGAAGCGGCGGACTGGCCGGGAAACACGCCTTCGGCGCGCGGACCGGCGGCGCGAACGTCCTTCTCGGCGTCTGCTACCTCGCGGCGGCCTGCGTCGCGGGCGTCGTCGTCGCGTTCCCCACCGCGTTCCTCGGCGTCCTCCTCCTTCTCGTCGCGTGGCACCTCGCCCGGGCCGCCGCCCGGAGCGACCGACTGTTTCTCGTCTGCGCCGTCGGCGTCGTCGGACTTCTGACGAACGTCGGCGCGGCGTTTCTCGTCGGCGCAGTCGCTGACCGTCTCCTCGACCGAGCGCTGTCGGCCTGA
- a CDS encoding substrate-binding domain-containing protein: protein MSIQRRRFLQAAGVGTVLGLSGCTSDETGSTATQEDETQDSVESGGQQSGGSGDRELTLATTTSTYDTGLLDELNAAFEESFDATVKAVPQGTGAAIETARNGDADVILVHARGAEDEFLRDGFGVNRRDVMFNDFVIVGPEDDPAGIGGTSSATEAFATIAETESTFVSRGDDSGTNKKELNIWAESGVEPSGQWYQEVGKGMGDTLVQASQSGAYTLADRGTYLSMQSEIDLVIHVQGPLKDGPTILKNPYGVIPVNPAKYDDVNYQLAMAYVGFITGPEGQDLIDNYTANGSQLFFPNALSEEPNFAQYVPEDWDGSNPSREDITFQSWVDQRVPEDF, encoded by the coding sequence ATGTCGATACAACGGCGGCGGTTCCTCCAAGCGGCGGGCGTCGGAACGGTTCTCGGTCTCAGCGGATGCACGAGCGACGAGACGGGATCGACGGCGACGCAGGAAGACGAAACGCAAGACAGCGTCGAGAGCGGAGGGCAGCAGTCGGGAGGGTCAGGCGACAGGGAGTTGACCCTGGCGACGACGACGAGCACGTACGACACCGGACTGCTCGACGAACTGAACGCGGCGTTCGAGGAGTCGTTCGACGCGACGGTCAAGGCGGTGCCGCAGGGAACCGGGGCGGCCATCGAGACGGCGCGGAACGGCGACGCCGACGTCATTCTCGTCCACGCCCGCGGCGCGGAAGACGAGTTCCTGCGGGACGGGTTCGGCGTCAACCGTCGCGACGTGATGTTCAACGACTTCGTCATCGTCGGCCCGGAGGACGACCCCGCGGGAATCGGCGGAACGTCGTCGGCGACGGAGGCGTTCGCCACCATCGCGGAGACGGAGTCGACGTTCGTCTCCCGCGGCGACGACTCGGGGACGAACAAGAAGGAACTGAACATCTGGGCCGAGTCCGGCGTCGAACCGTCCGGACAGTGGTACCAAGAGGTCGGAAAAGGCATGGGCGACACGCTGGTGCAGGCGAGTCAATCCGGGGCGTACACCCTCGCAGACCGGGGGACGTATCTCTCGATGCAGAGCGAAATCGACCTCGTGATTCACGTGCAGGGCCCGCTGAAGGACGGCCCGACCATCCTCAAGAACCCCTACGGCGTCATCCCGGTGAACCCCGCGAAGTACGACGACGTGAACTACCAACTCGCGATGGCGTACGTCGGCTTTATCACCGGTCCGGAGGGGCAGGACCTGATAGACAACTACACGGCGAACGGGTCGCAGTTGTTCTTCCCGAACGCTCTCTCCGAGGAGCCGAACTTCGCGCAGTACGTACCCGAAGACTGGGACGGGTCGAACCCCTCCCGAGAGGACATCACGTTCCAGTCGTGGGTCGACCAGCGCGTTCCCGAGGACTTTTAA
- a CDS encoding ABC transporter permease has protein sequence MFLGGTLGDLNTQYLVSITLVSLYVSTAAVVASTAVSLPVAVAVAFGDFRGKSLLTSLISTGMGFPSVVVGLVVLLTLSNSGPLGDFDLLFTPQAMMISQTILATPVVLSVSLSAVEAVSADLRDAAFVAGGTQTDVGLLVLREARYGIVTAVLAGYGRAISEVGSVLIVGGNIVFSDQTSFTRTLTTAITVEARKGNVETGIALGVILLTLVLGVNALGSRFRDRTPGNSASGSRGRGSHGPTGNGGSDR, from the coding sequence ATGTTTCTCGGCGGCACGTTGGGGGACCTGAACACGCAGTATCTCGTCAGCATCACGCTCGTCTCGTTGTACGTCAGCACCGCCGCAGTCGTCGCCAGCACCGCCGTCAGCCTCCCCGTCGCCGTCGCCGTCGCGTTCGGCGACTTCCGCGGAAAGTCGCTTCTCACCTCTCTCATCTCGACGGGGATGGGCTTTCCGAGCGTCGTCGTCGGATTGGTCGTCCTGCTCACCCTCTCGAACTCCGGTCCCCTCGGCGACTTCGACCTGCTCTTTACCCCGCAGGCGATGATGATTTCGCAGACAATCCTCGCGACGCCGGTGGTCCTCAGCGTGTCGCTGTCGGCCGTCGAGGCCGTCTCCGCGGACCTGCGCGACGCCGCGTTCGTCGCCGGCGGGACGCAGACGGACGTGGGGCTTCTCGTCTTGCGCGAGGCGCGGTACGGCATCGTCACCGCCGTTCTCGCCGGGTACGGCCGCGCGATAAGCGAAGTCGGGTCGGTGCTCATCGTCGGCGGCAACATCGTCTTCTCGGACCAGACGTCCTTCACGCGGACGCTCACGACGGCCATCACCGTCGAGGCCCGTAAGGGGAACGTCGAGACGGGCATCGCACTCGGAGTCATCCTCCTGACACTCGTTCTCGGCGTGAACGCACTGGGTTCGCGGTTCCGCGACCGGACGCCCGGCAACTCGGCGTCGGGAAGTCGGGGGCGGGGGTCGCACGGCCCGACCGGAAACGGAGGGAGCGACAGGTGA
- a CDS encoding amino acid ABC transporter ATP-binding protein: protein MTHGFGGGPIFESVELAVEPGEVLAVVGPSGTGKTTLLRLLACFHPPTEGVVSADGTDVWTLSPADRLAVRRRVGMVFQVRSLFSATAATNAAYGLRVRESWSDRLRAAMRRIVGRDSVPEAAKDALSTVGMADKADRHASSLSGGEAQRVAIARALAPDPDVLLLDEPTSNLDPRNTALVEEAVEAARDRGIGVAIATHDMQQARRVSDRTEVLLDGSIVECGPTDRVFEDPDDERTRQFVAGELVY from the coding sequence GTGACTCACGGCTTCGGCGGGGGTCCGATATTCGAGTCGGTCGAGTTGGCGGTCGAACCCGGGGAAGTGCTCGCCGTCGTCGGTCCCTCCGGGACGGGAAAGACGACGCTCCTGCGACTGCTGGCGTGCTTCCATCCACCGACGGAGGGCGTCGTCAGCGCCGACGGAACGGACGTGTGGACGCTCTCTCCGGCCGACCGGTTGGCCGTCCGCCGCCGCGTCGGGATGGTGTTTCAGGTTCGGAGTCTCTTCTCTGCGACGGCGGCGACGAACGCCGCCTACGGACTGCGCGTCCGCGAGTCGTGGAGCGACCGCCTCCGCGCCGCGATGCGTCGGATCGTCGGCCGCGACTCGGTGCCCGAGGCGGCAAAAGACGCCCTCTCGACGGTCGGAATGGCCGACAAAGCCGACCGACACGCCTCGTCGCTCTCGGGCGGGGAGGCCCAACGGGTCGCCATCGCCCGCGCACTCGCGCCCGACCCGGACGTACTGCTTCTGGACGAACCGACTTCGAACCTCGACCCGCGGAACACCGCGCTCGTAGAGGAGGCCGTCGAGGCGGCCAGAGACCGCGGTATCGGCGTCGCAATCGCGACCCACGACATGCAACAGGCCCGACGGGTGTCGGACCGCACCGAAGTTCTCTTGGACGGGTCGATAGTCGAGTGCGGTCCGACCGACCGCGTGTTCGAGGACCCCGACGACGAGCGAACGCGGCAGTTCGTCGCGGGCGAACTCGTCTACTGA